In Rosa chinensis cultivar Old Blush chromosome 1, RchiOBHm-V2, whole genome shotgun sequence, a genomic segment contains:
- the LOC112182111 gene encoding CDPK-related kinase 3: protein MGQCYGKTIPTTADKDPTETGTTVTTGATTVTTITTSVQHPTPSQEEEQQNGAGSVKSTPARTSIPQPSPWPSPYPHGVSASPLPGGVSPSPARSSTPGRFFRRRFAPPSPAKHIKASLAKRFGQKPKESPIPEEQGVEQEQSLDKSFGYGKNFGAKYELGKEVGRGHFGHTCSGRGKKGDLKDKPLAVKIISKAKMTTAISIEDVRREVKILKALSGHKHLVKFYDACEDANNVYIIMELCEGGELLDRILSRGGKYAEEDAKFIVVQILSVVAFCHLQGVVHRDLKPENFLFASRDEDADMKLIDFGLSDFIRPDERLNDIVGSAYYVAPEVLHRSYSLEGDIWSIGVITYILLCGSRPFWARTESGIFRAVLRADPSFDDPPWPSMSHEAKDFVKRLLNKDYRKRMTAVQALSHPWLRDDSRPLPLDILIYKLVKSYLHATPFKRAALKSLSKALTEDELIYLRAQFMLLGPDKDRRISLHNFKTALQRNSTEAMMESRVVDILNAMEPLAYRKMDFEEFCAAAISTHQLEALEGWEQIASTAFEHFERDGNRVISIEELARELNLGTSAYSILRDWIRNTDGKLSFMGYTKFLHGVTIRSSNTRHH, encoded by the exons ATGGGGCAGTGCTACGGCAAGACTATTCCGACGACGGCGGATAAGGACCCGACGGAGACCGGGACGACTGTCACCACCGGCGCGACGACCGTCACGACAATCACGACCTCCGTCCAGCACCCGACGCCGTCGCAGGAGGAGGAGCAGCAGAACGGCGCCGGGAGCGTGAAGAGCACGCCGGCGCGGACGTCGATCCCTCAGCCGAGCCCCTGGCCGAGTCCCTACCCGCACGGCGTGTCTGCCAGCCCGCTGCCGGGGGGAGTGTCGCCTTCGCCGGCGAGGTCGTCGACGCCGGGGAGGTTTTTTCGGAGGAGGTTCGCGCCGCCGTCGCCGGCGAAGCACATAAAGGCGTCGCTGGCGAAGCGGTTCGGGCAGAAGCCGAAGGAGAGCCCGATTCCGGAGGAGCAGGGAGTTGAGCAGGAGCAGTCGCTGGATAAGAGCTTTGGGTATGGTAAGAATTTTGGAGCCAAGTATGAGCTTGGGAAAGAGGTCGGGCGGGGGCATTTTGGTCATACTTGCTCCGGTAGAGGCAAGAAAGGCGATCTCAAGGACAAGCCTTTGGCCGTTAAGATCATCTCCAAAGCCAAG ATGACAACGGCCATATCGATTGAAGATGTTCGCCGAGAGGTGAAGATATTGAAAGCTCTATCTGGGCATAAGCATCTTGTAaaattttatgatgcatgtGAAGACGCCAATAATGTTTACATTATCATGGA ACTATGTGAAGGTGGGGAACTTCTTGACAGAATTTTATCCAG AGGTGGAAAGTATGCAGAAGAAGATGCAAAATTTATAGTTGTGCAAATTCTAAGTGTTGTTGCATTTTGTCATCTTCAAGGCGTCGTGCACCGTGACTTAAAGCCAGAG AACTTCCTTTTCGCTTCTAGAGATGAAGATGCTGATATGAAGCTTATTGATTTTGGTCTTTCTGACTTTATCAGACCAG ATGAAAGACTTAATGATATTGTTGGGAGTGCATATTATGTTGCACCTGAAGTCCTTCATAGATCTTATAGCCTTGAGGGAGATATATGGAGCATTGGTGTTATCACCTATATCCTGCTTTGCGGAAGCCGGCCTTTCTGGGCACGAACAGAATCGGGAATTTTCCGTGCGGTGCTAAGAGCTGATCCTAGTTTTGATGATCCACCCTGGCCTTCTATGTCGCACGAGGCCAAGGACTTTGTAAAACGGCTTTTGAACAAGGACTACAGAAAGAGAATGACTGCTGTCCAGGCGTTAT CTCACCCATGGTTGCGAGATGATAGTCGTCCTCTCCCTTTAGATATATTGATCTATAAATTAGTCAAATCATATCTGCATGCTACACCTTTCAAACGTGCAGCACTTAAG TCTCTTTCAAAAGCCTTGACGGAGGATGAGCTGATATATCTTAGAGCCCAATTCATGCTTTTGGGACCAGATAAAGATCGACGTATCTCACTTCATAATTTCAAAACA GCTCTTCAGAGAAATTCAACTGAAGCTATGATGGAGTCAAGGGTTGTTGATATTCTAAATGCA ATGGAACCACTTGCATATAGGAAAATGGACTTTGAAGAATTTTGTGCTGCTGCAATTAGCACGCATCAATTGGAGGCCCTCGAAGGATGGGAGCAGATAGCATCTACTGCTTTTGAGCACTTCGAACGCGATGGCAACCGAGTCATATCGATTGAAGAACTGGCCAGA GAATTAAATCTGGGCACTTCTGCCTATTCAATCCTCAGAGATTGGATCAGAAACACAGATGGAAAACTTAGTTTCATGGGATATACAAAATTTTTGCATGGTGTGACGATCCGTAGCTCCAACACCAGGCACCattag